A region of the Sarcophilus harrisii chromosome 3, mSarHar1.11, whole genome shotgun sequence genome:
GCATTAGGGTCCAAAAGGACCTTCACAGGCCAAGGTAACATGGGAAGGATcacagatctggagtcaggaccTTCAGATCCCGTGGAAGTGACCTTAGACAAGCCATTTGACACCCACAcccccaggtctcagtttgcccATTTGTAAAAGGAGTCGGTTGGCATTAAATGGTGACCCTTGAAGTTCCAACTCAATGAAAATTGAGCTGAAcctaataagatgaaataagaataaataagaagTCTTAGACTTGGGTTCAAAACTTGACAGCTTTTGGGTAGGAGAGGTGAGACTCAGCTCAGCTGAAGACCATCAAGGGCCTTCAGGAGACTGACAACTCAATGTAATTCTGCAGGGTGAAACAACAGCCGGAAAAGCTGGGGGAGCTTTtaccctggagaagagaagattcagggAAGATGTGATGGCTCTCCAAATGTCGGAAGACAGAACAGCTGTGTGGGAGAGGAATCCACCCTGCCATGGTTGGTACCAGAGGGCAGCATGAGCTGGAGAGGGAGTCCAAGAGGCAGATCTAGGGGGCGATGTCCTCCTGCCCAGTCATCCTGAACTGGAGGGGCCTGCCTCGGGAGGCAGTGACGCCCCCTTCACTGGAGGTCCCCAAGCTGGATGGCCGCTTGTCCAGGATGTTACACAGGGAATGCTTTTTTCAGCTACTAGTTGGGCTGCAAGGCcattaaaaatgtgattttatgaCACCATCTCTGTGTGAAGGACTGTTCTGCTTGGCAGAACAGAGGGCAGgaattacaatttttatttgataTCCAGGCCCCCTCATTTCAtaaatgggtaaactgaggcccagagaatggGAACATTAAATGTCACACAGGAAGTCATCAGTAGAAATGGCacctgaacccaggtcttctgatgcTAAAAACAGAAGGGAGGATAATTCCTAATAATGGATTGTCTAAGGATATAATGGTCGGCCAGGGTGGGACAGGGGAGAGAGGGTGATAGTGAGCTTCCCATCAGGAGGCCGGATGCTGCAGAGACCCCTTGCTCAGgcaggttggattaaatgaccctGTGGCTCTCAGATCCCATGATTCTCTTCTTCAGTCCAGCTCCTCAACACAGGCCCTGGCCTGTCCTTAGCAGCTTCATAGTCCTCTGAGGTCCACGATTCTCCCTACTCGTGTCCCTCTGACCGAGTTGTGTAGCCTTCTGGAGCCTCACTGTGTCCCTCAGTAAACCAGTGATAATCCACCTTGCACCTCCTTGCCCAGGCGAAGGAGCTCTCAAAACCTCCCATTAGGGCTGGCTAAATGGGCACGATGGTTATACATTTTTGCTAACACATGCgtttttgtttctctgttggGAGGAGCAGGAGGATGATTGCAGCCCTTCCTAGCAGGAGCTCTCAGAGGCCGGGCTAGCcacctctccctccccacctggGGCCCTGCGGCGGTCCTGGGATAGGTACTGCTCATCCAAGAGAATTTGGCCCAGCCGGCATCGCTGCCATTGTTTTCGGATCTCAGCCTGGACCTGGGGAGGGTAAGGGCAAGGGCAAAGGACATGACGGTTACCAATTGGCCCAATTGGAGGAAGAAGACCATAGTGGTCTGGGGGCTTCGTACCTCTTTGTTGATGAAACAATAGAGGATGCTGACAAAGAGACcctggagagaagggagagagaaaacatggaaTGAACAGAAGTGCTTTATGGGAAGTCTTCTCCTAAAGAAAGGGCCAGAACTTCTGCCCAGGTCTTGGTCGGGCTCCAAATCCTATGGTCATGTCCCCAAAGCGATTTTTTTAATGTGAGAAATTGGCCTTAGTGCCCCCTGGCAATGAGTGATATTATCTTGGTTGACATGCAAGGGTAAGAATTTGTTGgactaaacattttaaatttccaCAGCTAGAATCAGATTTTTGGAAGTAAAAGTTTTTGAGTTCTTTGTATTTAGAGCATTAGAGGTGGGTTCCAGTCTGAGAAGAGCAGGTTCTACTGCTAAACTAAGGCTCTGAGGTCAAGGGGCAAGGACGGCAGGTGAGGATTTGGAATAGAATTGGAACAGTTCCTATCCCAGTACTCTACCTGGAAGGAGCTGAGGAAGATCTCAAAGTACAATTTGGTGTATCGAAGGGCGCCTTCTGCTTGTTCCTCTGTCACAGGCGCAAACACCACCTCGTGGATGCCCAGGAGGGGGACCAGGGTCAGTGTGGACCTGGCCAGCCTGGGGGCAGAAGGAGCATGAACCAGCAGGacccttccatccttccctctctccatgtGACCCCTCCCTGATCCCAAggttccttccttccccctccccaccaccTGAGCCTGTAGTCCTGGCAACGCATCTGGTGGGCCTTCAGCTTGGCCAGCAGGATGCCCAGAATTCGAATGAAGATAAGGAAATTAACCTGAGGACGGAGTGACAAAATGTGGGGAAGGGTCGTGCTGGGAGAGAAGGCAAAACTGTTGGAGTGAGAAGCTAAAGAACAGGGAGGCTCCAGACTCACAGAACCCTGAACCGTGAGCACTGTGGACAGCGGGGATGGGAAACGGGCAATGCTAGAACCTTACCGCTGGGGAAGGTGAGACCTGGAAGTGAGCGTGGGTAAATCGAAAGGGGGAGATTTCTTTCATTCATGTGTCCTATTGCACCCCTCCCCCACACTCCCCCACTTCCAAGCTGGGATCGGACCGAGGCTAAGCCTGGGAGCGTGGGGCCTTGGGAAACCCCAAGCAGGGCTTCCTGGATAGTGGGAAGTGGGGCCAGTCTCTGCCAGAGGGAGAAGCTGGGAAAGGCGCCTTCAGAAAACCCCAAGCCCAGATACAGAGGACCCCGACGGGGAGATGGGGGGCAGAGGCTTCCTTGGGGCAGGCCATGGGGAATCATACCAAGATGGTGGCGAGGATGGGCGTGCGGATAATCCACCAGATTGCCTTGATCTCGTTCCGTTCCCAGCACCTGGAAGGAGGAGCTCTCCAAGGTCCTGCTCGGCTCCTCCCACCCTGGCCCCGCCTTGGTGCGGGCCACACCCGCACCCAGCCCCGCCCACACGTCATCCTTGTCGCCCCCGACCAAGCCACGCCCACGTTCCACATTGGCCCCGCCTCCTGCCGTCCACCTTCACTCACTGAGTGTTCTCGTAGAGGTGTCGAGAGATCACCCACGGGATGACAAAGAGCGCGGGGCCTCCTGTGAAAGGCAGGACGCCCGGAGGTCACAGGAGAGGGAgaccctcccttctctctgtgcAGAGTCGGGGAGGGCGTGCGGAACCCTTCTGAGAGCAGGGCAAGTCCCAGAAACGCCCCTCTGTTCCCACGCCCTGTCTGGGGGGGTCCCGCGCCCCCATCTGCACGTCTCCTCCTTGAAGGCAGGCCCTGCTTGGTGCCCTCACGTTCTCGGGGTTAGCCCGGGCCCGGCCCGTCATCCGGGCTCCTTCCGCGCTCACTGACCCACTGGTCTCAGGGCTGGAAGGCCATCACCCCCCCTCCCTGGGCCCGCCCCTCCGTGCCCCGCGGGCCCCCCCCTGGGTCCGCCCCTCCGTGCCCCGAGGGCCCCCCTGGGTCCGCCCCTCCGTGCCCCGAGGGCCCCCCTGGGTCCGCCCCTCCGTGCCCCGCCCGGGCCCCGGACTAATGGGGCAGAGTGGAACAAGTCCCGCTGCTcggggaggggaggtgggagggagggaccCCCAACCGAAGACCGGCGTTGGCCGGGTGGGAGGCTCACCCCAGCCAAGGAACAGGTAGCATCTGAAGTGACTGTCTTCCGAGAAAGGCATCAGCACCAGTAGGCTGTACAGGTAAACGCCCTCCCCCAGCAGCCAGGTGTGGTTGGCGCTCACGCAGTACTGGGTCACAACCTGAGCCACGCGGCAGGCGGCTAGGGACGGGAGCTGGGGGGGATCACAGGCAGACGGGGGTGAGTCTCCCAGACAGACCCCACCCGCCAGGGAGTCCCCCTCGTCCAGACCTAGGCTAGGGGGCGAGAAAAAGAGAGTCCCGGCGGCCAGGTCGTGAGTGGGTGTGAGTGGGGGGCGGTGGGAGAGCGTGGAGCATAAATCAGTGTCCCAGCTGGGGAGCTAGAGAACATAGAACGTTAGTGTTTCAGAACTGCCTGCCCCAGGCTGAAGGGGGAACCCAGAGATCACCTGATGGGGCAGCACCTGAGAGGGGTCTCCAAAGTGAAGGCCCAAGGGAGGCAGCAGTTTATCCCGAGTGAGGATGGCAGCTGCTCGGAAGATGAAGGAGATGAACAGGTTCATGTGGATATAGTTCCGGGTGCATCGAAGCTTCCTGGGGGCCAGCATGTGACAGACTTTGACCCTGCCCTCACTTTCCCCCAAATCACCCCCTATGTCTCCCATATCCTCCAgcacctccctcccctcccctccacttGTCTTTAAGGAAGCCTCCACCCTAGCCCAACAAATGGTCATCTTGTCTGTGCTTGGAGATGATTACAGAGAGGGGATTTCCCAGCTCAGCTCGGCCATGTCTGACAGCTCTTCCTGACCCCGAAGTCTGAGCATCTTCTCCTGGTCCTCCCCCATGGATGGGGGATCTCTCATTCACCTGAAGTTCCCCCCTCCCCACATACTCCAGATGTGCTGGAGTAGCACATCTGCCTCCGGGCGGTCTCCCAAAGTGCAAAGCTCTTAGCCCCCCACTCTCCCCCCAGGGCCTTGCGGTCCTTCAGGACCAGTTACCTAAAGGAACCCAGTATCAGCAGAGCCAGCAGCAAGGCAGCCAGAGAGAGCGCGTAGCCCACTGTGTACACCAGCTGCAACCTCTCCAGAATGAGCCTTTGGTCCTGGACGAAGGAAGATACGAAGCTGGGGACCGGGCACATTTCCCCAGGGGACAGCGAGTTTTCCTCTTCCCCAGGAAGAGGCTGTACTTCCTCCCACCCATGTAATCTCACCTGGAAGACCTGCTCCTCCTCTGGAGCCGCGCACTGGGAATGGTCCCTCCAGGGTCCCCAATGGCCGTCCACCTCGCAGAGACGCAGCACGTAGCCCATGGTCACTGAAGGGGGCAGGGAAGACAGCGGGCTAGAGACGGCGTGTGAGGTCAGAGTGGAAAGTAAGGGGCAAGGACTAGGGAGCATGTAGGGCCGAGAGGCACCCCTAGAGACAAGGAGCGCTCCCAGGAGCGCCCACAGGAGAGAAGAGGCCTTAGAGAACATCTAACTCAATCCCTTTTCATCTAGAAAACCAGAGATGCAGATAACACTGAGAGATTCAAAGGATAGAGGAACCAGAGAAACAGGGAAAGGGAGTGGCTAGTTAGAACTACAGGGACAATGAAGAAGAGACACAGGAAACCCCAGGACAGGtggagaaagagaaactgaggtagcCTCAAATTCAAAACAGAACCTCGAGAGTGGGAGGGGATCCTCACCTTCCTGGTGCCAGGGCAGGTACCAGGGGCAGGGGGTACTGGCGGTGGTGTTAGGGAGTGAGTGGGGCCAGCAGGCATACATGTCGAAGGTCCCATTGCAGGCCAGCCCTGGGGCAGGAGGAGACAGAGGAGGCACTCCCAGTCCCTTCTCCCAGGCTCCCccaaaggggaaggggaagagagcgGAAAAGAGGGATGTGGGAAGGAGATGGAGTCTTCCCCTAGCTCATCTATAAACCCGGACGGCTGCTTCTAGCcgcctcctccctccttccatcagCCCAAACGTCACCCACCGAATCAGCGCAACGGGTGCCCCATGGGACATCCCCTTGTTGCTTTGCCCCAGTCTAGACAGGCTGACCATTTCACtgatccctccctctcccacatACACATCTCACTGCCTGCCCACATATATCCACACCCATCCCTCAAACCACACCCGCCTCATTTCCCATCTTGTAAAGGTACCTCCACCAAGGTTTGACCTCTGCCCCCTCCATACCCTCCCTGAGATTCAGGCCCACCACCTTTTACCTCAGGAGCCCCAGCTCACCCGGTGATGGCTCAGCAGCAGCTAGAGCATCCTGGCACTGAGCCCGGTACCGGACCCACTGACGGTAGAGCTCGCTGGAGGTGCTCCTTGGAAAGCTGGCCTGTGGAGAGAGAACCCTCCTCCCCAGACCCCCGGGTACgcaggggaagaggaagggagctGGCAGCCCTCTGAAAGGCTGAAGAACCcatcctctctccccccctcccccacctcctgaAATGGGCCACGCCTTCCTCCCTTAGAGGATCTTGCTGTTATCTTTCATCCCAGATTTTAAAGTATCAGAAAGAGGGCGAGATTTGCAGGCCCGTGTGAGAAAGGGAGAGCAGGTTTTGAGCCACCATCCACATTGAGGGGTGTCTTAGAACCTCAAGTCCTGTGATTTACAATTACTTAGAAATGAGAAACCCACCATTAGCACTCCTGGAAAGAGGGGTCTTGAGACTATTTCTTAATCCTCCCCCACCTCTACCTCAGCTCTTttgccccctccctcccacccccttacCTGTGCTTTCCACAGGACTGGGTGGAACAACAAGAGAATCAGGAGAAGTGGAGGAATCAGCATCACCGGAAGGAATCTGGGCCTTCAATGCCCACGATTCCAGGGGTACCTGAAGCTCCTCTTAACAGTCTTGTGGGAAGGGGGTAGCAAGAGAGATAGATGACCTTGAGCCAGGAAGTTCTCCCACATCTCTCGGCTCTGTGACTCGGAGCGATATCCCCCCCACCTTAAGGCATTCTAGTGCCCTAGTCTACACAGTCCGAAGGACTGATAGAGGAAAGCCCTCCCTATACTAGTCAAAATCATGGCTCTAATCCCTCTCCCTGTAGCGTGGCTACTATTACAATCCTCGATGTATGGACAAGGCCAAGTAAAAGGAGCAGGATTTCAGTCCACAGCTCAGTTCTGGGTTTTCTGGAAGGCAGTCTGAGATCCGGGGCAGAGTTTGAGGATTTGTAATCCCCACTAACTTCTAAGCCACAAGGCAGACAGGTGGAGGGCCAGGCCTGAAGTCTTCAAGCTTCACCTTCCCAGGCTCAAACCCAGCCCCTGACCCTTCCTAGCTCCGTGAGCCTGGCCCAGTGGGGAACTGTTTGCCGAGTTCCTTTTTGGCGACATAGCTCAACACACTTTCCGATCCCCTCCTTCCCGAGAGGTTCCATCCACTGCCATCCTCCTTGGCAATTCAGAGCTCGGAACTTTTGGGGGTTGGAGTGGGATTGGGACGGGGAGAGAGGAATCCAGGAGGCTGAAGCAGCTGAACGAAGGAGAAGAGCT
Encoded here:
- the GIPR gene encoding gastric inhibitory polypeptide receptor — protein: MLIPPLLLILLLFHPVLWKAQASFPRSTSSELYRQWVRYRAQCQDALAAAEPSPGLACNGTFDMYACWPHSLPNTTASTPCPWYLPWHQEVTMGYVLRLCEVDGHWGPWRDHSQCAAPEEEQVFQDQRLILERLQLVYTVGYALSLAALLLALLILGSFRKLRCTRNYIHMNLFISFIFRAAAILTRDKLLPPLGLHFGDPSQLPSLAACRVAQVVTQYCVSANHTWLLGEGVYLYSLLVLMPFSEDSHFRCYLFLGWGGPALFVIPWVISRHLYENTQCWERNEIKAIWWIIRTPILATILVNFLIFIRILGILLAKLKAHQMRCQDYRLRLARSTLTLVPLLGIHEVVFAPVTEEQAEGALRYTKLYFEIFLSSFQGLFVSILYCFINKEVQAEIRKQWQRCRLGQILLDEQYLSQDRRRAPGGEGEVASPASESSC